One window of the Candidatus Palauibacter soopunensis genome contains the following:
- a CDS encoding Ig-like domain-containing protein — protein sequence MALKGSGTAALMTILLVACGDSATPPDSSPPPPPMIPPLTVSVSPTEATIVALDDTVRLTAEVRDHTGGVIPAASVSWSSTDASVARVDDSGLVTAQANGTTTIRARTGRGLGDALITVMQIPTSMAVAPARLNFRKIGETAHLTASGVDANGHAIVGDTIAATWSSDDASVASVDSTGLVTAVRNGSAVVRATWRSYAFTVAVTVTDASEDREALESLYRAAGGDAWHSNRSWLSGAPLSEWHGVRVAPNGRVDGLDLTGNGLTGSIPAELGNMANLRFLRLGDNELTGPIPPELGKLNLLESLELLRSGVNGPVPPELGGLISLTQLFLGQNDLSGPLPVEIGDLTRLRNLQLLHNPRLTGILPISLANLRELSSFIAYGTGLCAPLGDAFREWLNGIEDHLLDECAEDDVQRLLLREFFDSTGGESWINGEGWNSDADVGHWYGLASEDGLVRSISLAGNGLTGQIPSSVVTIPKLRDLDLRDNGLVGQIPAGIGYSNALTDLRLGGNAGLEGAFPFSITDLELEVLEYGGTGLCMPPTRGFLDWRERVDVVEGPLCENVEDVRVGLGGYVTQAIQRPEGDVPLVAGRDALLRVFLTSGTSNSFWAPKVVVVLGISGREVLRDTIPARHPVMATFADEGDILRSYNVPVPGELVRPGLEFVIEADPDGLLPLADGSQVRYPAAGAASVGVVETPPMELVVVPVVEAAAPDSSIFEWTNNVADDSREVGLLRYAFPFSEFHARSRETYVTSSALHTMDGQRRLVLEIEGLRAISGGSGYWYGAAATVNGFVRGAGLLAGRASMGKPSIAELAHEVGHNLNLRHAPCGNPLWTEPDFPHPDGGIGAWGYDFRDGTAVSPETRRDVMGYCYGQAWLSDYFWEKVLVHRDSVGTDARVAALRSPKSELLVLWGGVADGELRIEPAYRITSAERLPHGPGPYRLEGFADGVPEFSFSFTPGEDKFGNKYFFFMISARPLDRITLTGPEGTVTIGEDDERTITVVRDGSGSIRGILRDWSGDLPAALEPVAGLDVATYRALGGERR from the coding sequence ATGGCATTGAAGGGTTCCGGAACGGCAGCGCTCATGACCATTCTGCTAGTCGCGTGCGGGGACTCCGCGACACCGCCCGACTCTTCGCCTCCGCCTCCGCCGATGATACCGCCCCTGACGGTTTCGGTAAGTCCAACCGAGGCGACGATTGTTGCGCTGGACGATACGGTTCGGCTCACGGCGGAGGTGCGCGACCATACCGGCGGGGTGATCCCCGCCGCATCCGTCAGTTGGTCGAGCACCGATGCGTCGGTCGCGCGCGTGGACGATTCGGGGCTGGTCACGGCGCAGGCCAATGGGACGACGACGATCAGGGCCCGTACGGGGCGGGGTTTGGGCGATGCGCTCATCACCGTGATGCAGATCCCGACCAGCATGGCGGTGGCTCCGGCGCGGCTGAATTTCAGGAAGATCGGCGAGACAGCCCACCTGACCGCCTCGGGCGTGGACGCCAACGGCCACGCCATCGTGGGCGACACCATCGCCGCCACCTGGTCGAGCGACGACGCGTCGGTTGCAAGCGTGGACTCGACAGGCCTGGTGACGGCAGTCCGTAATGGATCTGCGGTAGTGAGAGCGACGTGGCGCTCCTACGCCTTTACGGTTGCCGTCACGGTCACGGATGCATCCGAGGATCGGGAAGCTCTCGAAAGTCTTTACCGTGCCGCCGGCGGCGATGCTTGGCACAGCAATCGGAGTTGGTTGAGCGGTGCGCCTCTTTCCGAGTGGCATGGGGTGCGGGTCGCTCCGAACGGCCGCGTCGATGGCCTCGACCTTACGGGCAACGGCTTGACCGGGTCCATCCCGGCCGAACTGGGAAACATGGCGAACCTGCGATTCCTTCGGCTCGGCGACAATGAGTTGACCGGGCCGATTCCCCCGGAGCTGGGCAAGCTCAACCTGCTGGAGTCGCTAGAGCTGCTGCGGAGTGGAGTGAACGGTCCCGTTCCCCCGGAACTCGGAGGCCTGATCTCCTTGACGCAGCTGTTCCTCGGCCAGAATGACTTGTCAGGACCGTTGCCGGTCGAGATCGGCGATCTCACGAGGCTGAGGAATCTCCAACTCCTGCATAACCCGCGTCTTACGGGAATTCTCCCTATCAGCCTCGCGAATCTGAGGGAGTTGTCCAGTTTTATCGCGTACGGAACGGGTCTATGCGCTCCGTTAGGTGACGCGTTTCGCGAGTGGCTGAACGGCATCGAAGATCATCTGTTGGACGAATGTGCCGAGGACGATGTTCAGCGGCTCTTGTTGAGGGAGTTTTTCGACAGTACGGGTGGCGAGTCTTGGATCAACGGAGAAGGCTGGAATTCCGACGCGGACGTGGGGCACTGGTACGGGCTTGCATCGGAGGATGGGTTGGTACGGTCCATCTCGCTGGCGGGCAACGGTCTGACGGGTCAAATACCTTCCTCGGTCGTGACGATCCCGAAACTGCGAGACCTGGATCTTCGCGACAACGGTCTCGTTGGGCAGATTCCGGCGGGAATCGGCTATTCCAACGCGCTCACCGACCTGCGGCTTGGCGGGAATGCGGGGTTGGAGGGGGCGTTCCCGTTCAGCATCACGGACCTGGAGCTGGAGGTTCTCGAATACGGGGGGACTGGGCTCTGCATGCCCCCGACTCGGGGTTTTCTCGACTGGCGTGAACGTGTCGACGTGGTGGAAGGACCCCTGTGCGAGAATGTCGAGGATGTGCGGGTGGGGCTTGGGGGCTACGTCACGCAGGCCATTCAGCGACCTGAAGGGGACGTTCCGCTCGTCGCGGGCCGTGACGCTCTGCTGCGAGTGTTTCTCACCAGCGGCACGTCGAATTCCTTCTGGGCACCCAAGGTCGTGGTCGTGCTTGGGATAAGCGGGAGAGAAGTGTTGCGAGATACGATTCCCGCAAGGCACCCCGTAATGGCTACCTTTGCCGACGAGGGCGATATACTTCGATCCTACAACGTTCCGGTCCCGGGCGAATTGGTCCGGCCGGGACTCGAATTCGTGATCGAAGCGGATCCGGATGGGTTGCTGCCGCTGGCCGACGGTAGCCAGGTCCGGTATCCGGCCGCCGGTGCTGCCTCGGTGGGTGTGGTCGAGACGCCTCCAATGGAACTTGTGGTGGTTCCGGTGGTCGAGGCGGCGGCCCCCGACTCCTCAATCTTCGAGTGGACGAACAACGTTGCCGACGACAGTCGGGAAGTGGGCCTTCTGCGCTACGCCTTTCCGTTCTCCGAGTTTCACGCGAGGAGTCGCGAGACGTACGTGACTTCCAGTGCGCTGCATACCATGGACGGGCAGCGGAGATTGGTTCTCGAAATCGAAGGGCTTCGTGCCATTTCGGGAGGTTCCGGCTACTGGTATGGGGCGGCGGCAACCGTGAATGGTTTTGTTCGCGGCGCCGGACTGCTCGCCGGGCGCGCGAGCATGGGGAAGCCGTCGATTGCGGAACTTGCCCATGAAGTGGGGCACAATCTGAATCTGCGACATGCTCCCTGCGGGAACCCTCTTTGGACAGAGCCCGATTTTCCCCACCCGGACGGGGGCATCGGCGCGTGGGGTTATGATTTCCGCGACGGTACGGCGGTTTCTCCCGAGACGCGCCGGGACGTCATGGGATATTGCTACGGGCAGGCCTGGCTGAGCGATTACTTTTGGGAGAAGGTGCTCGTCCACCGGGACAGCGTCGGAACCGATGCCCGGGTTGCCGCGTTGCGGTCCCCCAAATCCGAGTTGCTCGTGCTGTGGGGCGGTGTCGCCGATGGGGAGCTTCGGATCGAGCCCGCCTACCGGATAACGTCTGCGGAACGTCTTCCGCACGGGCCCGGCCCGTACCGTCTCGAAGGGTTCGCGGATGGTGTTCCGGAATTCTCCTTCTCGTTCACGCCGGGAGAAGACAAGTTCGGCAACAAGTACTTTTTCTTCATGATCTCGGCGAGGCCTTTGGACCGGATCACGCTCACGGGACCGGAAGGGACGGTGACGATCGGCGAAGACGATGAACGTACGATCACGGTCGTTCGTGATGGGTCGGGAAGTATCCGGGGTATCCTGCGCGACTGGAGCGGCGATCTTCCGGCTGCTCTGGAACCCGTCGCCGGTCTCGATGTCGCGACGTATCGTGCGCTCGGCGGCGAGAGAAGATAA
- a CDS encoding CARDB domain-containing protein, with product MSVNAEGRVIELYFDGSGYRNGYGLKGELPSEIGDLSKLDVIVIGGNPGLTGALPESIKNLSDLQVFNTDPGTNLCVPATLESWLNELYGKASGDGVDPMAACGDHEALLAFRSSTNYPEWNEKFRVGTFWEPGWQNSSPSGGPLNWPGLEWTDSSAVQRVTNITTGSYAATHRFWLDGTLPSELGNLTSLTTLDFNGEGKLQGPLPSTVVNLEALTYLDVTGTKICTPDDAAVKTWLPNLDEAKGLLPDCLGPYDLAAAKFNHSTPTDQGVPFQLSVTVENKGTGTSTPTKVTFTRSTDNVKDASDTDLGSENLAELAGDAEQTVSLEVRVDAVGAYWFYACIATDGRDADKSNDCTAPRKIEISDPNQVTGDRAVLTQLYATCNGSGWLKQRNWTSKLPLRRWAGVKTTNDGRVTELNLGDVGGNHLNCGSSGLPGNLAQLEMLEKMVFWGNDRIGGVIPSWINGTNFPNLVHLDLDATGLTGRIPDELGTLSNLEKLFIRDNGLTGEIPGSFSKLKKLKVFWAFGNELTGGLTPVVGMRNLESLQLNSNNLDGEIPDGLGKAKNLQELILYGNRLSGEIPVGVAGLRDLRTLDLSSNFLTGPIPPELGGLDDLIWLMLDENDLSGPIPSGLGDTSLKILRLNNNNLSGPIPVELGKLKDLEELNVAVNPGLRGEIPPEVLALNMHHFWSWATSLCVPRGGDFESYISRENWMGNACGETEPGFQIQLLFSPETPDDIRDAMESQAEYWMEILRDTEAPDLFGFEKPLCYGVRPWTLPSPIIDDVLVTIEYGEGEITSGGVCGLTDMFPHRIPYQGYADFDPAVTRDPHWLDIIARRLLGHALGFGEALWGPRGQLMDPSTSEQAPDTHVVSPRAEEAFDAAGGTSYTGPKIPLQQDGSNGQWRSSVFGSEIMSAAWSRSGHVPTSAVTLQALADLSYTVDLSYANPFALLSAAASAALGADESGWEAPPVVVSCRSRVQPDAGQEGLSTGLYPSPVRACAREF from the coding sequence GTGTCTGTCAATGCGGAAGGTAGAGTAATAGAACTCTACTTTGACGGCTCTGGCTATCGGAACGGATATGGTCTGAAGGGCGAGCTCCCCAGTGAGATTGGTGATTTATCAAAGCTCGATGTGATTGTGATAGGTGGTAACCCGGGTCTGACAGGTGCGTTGCCGGAATCTATCAAGAATCTGAGTGACCTGCAGGTATTCAACACAGATCCTGGAACCAACCTATGCGTACCTGCGACACTTGAATCATGGCTCAACGAACTTTATGGTAAGGCTTCCGGTGACGGCGTTGATCCCATGGCGGCGTGTGGGGATCATGAAGCTCTGTTAGCATTTCGTTCGAGTACGAATTATCCCGAATGGAATGAAAAGTTCAGAGTTGGTACGTTCTGGGAACCGGGGTGGCAGAATTCTTCACCCTCTGGGGGACCGCTAAACTGGCCAGGATTAGAGTGGACAGATAGCTCAGCCGTGCAGCGAGTCACAAACATTACCACAGGCTCGTATGCCGCCACGCATAGGTTTTGGCTCGATGGAACTTTGCCTTCCGAGCTTGGGAATTTGACCAGCCTGACGACGCTAGATTTCAATGGTGAAGGCAAACTTCAGGGTCCGTTGCCTTCAACGGTGGTAAATCTTGAAGCTCTGACTTATCTAGATGTGACGGGGACAAAGATTTGTACGCCTGATGATGCGGCAGTAAAAACTTGGCTACCGAATCTTGATGAGGCGAAAGGCCTGCTCCCTGATTGCTTAGGGCCGTATGATCTGGCGGCTGCAAAATTCAATCATTCTACACCGACAGATCAAGGTGTTCCGTTTCAGCTTTCTGTAACTGTGGAGAATAAGGGTACCGGCACATCGACTCCTACCAAGGTGACATTCACGAGATCCACTGACAACGTCAAGGATGCGAGTGATACTGATCTGGGTAGCGAGAATCTAGCGGAATTGGCAGGAGATGCTGAACAAACCGTATCTCTTGAAGTCAGGGTTGATGCGGTAGGGGCTTACTGGTTCTACGCCTGTATTGCCACTGATGGCAGAGATGCCGACAAAAGCAACGACTGCACGGCACCCCGCAAGATTGAGATCTCGGATCCAAATCAGGTGACGGGTGATCGTGCGGTGTTGACTCAACTCTATGCTACTTGCAATGGGTCGGGCTGGCTCAAGCAGAGAAACTGGACGAGTAAGCTCCCCCTTCGCCGGTGGGCGGGAGTGAAGACCACCAATGATGGTCGCGTTACTGAGTTGAATCTGGGAGATGTGGGCGGGAATCATCTAAACTGTGGTAGCTCAGGGTTGCCGGGAAATCTGGCGCAACTGGAAATGTTGGAAAAAATGGTTTTCTGGGGTAATGATCGCATTGGCGGAGTCATCCCCAGTTGGATCAATGGAACGAATTTCCCAAATCTCGTCCATCTCGATCTAGATGCCACAGGTTTGACGGGTAGAATCCCGGATGAATTGGGTACGTTGTCGAATCTGGAGAAGCTTTTCATCAGGGATAACGGACTGACGGGGGAGATTCCGGGTTCCTTTTCCAAACTGAAAAAGCTAAAGGTCTTTTGGGCTTTTGGGAATGAGTTGACGGGTGGTCTCACTCCTGTCGTTGGAATGCGTAATCTTGAAAGCCTTCAACTGAACAGCAACAACCTTGATGGTGAAATACCTGATGGCTTAGGCAAGGCGAAAAATCTGCAGGAACTGATTCTCTACGGTAATCGGCTGTCTGGTGAGATTCCGGTTGGAGTTGCGGGATTGCGCGATCTGAGAACTCTTGATTTGTCGAGCAATTTTTTGACGGGTCCGATTCCGCCCGAACTCGGTGGCCTCGATGATCTAATTTGGCTAATGCTGGACGAAAACGATCTCAGCGGCCCGATCCCCTCTGGACTAGGCGACACCAGCCTGAAGATCCTACGCCTAAACAACAACAACCTCTCCGGTCCTATCCCCGTGGAGTTGGGTAAGCTCAAGGATCTTGAGGAACTCAACGTTGCCGTCAACCCCGGGCTCCGGGGAGAAATCCCGCCCGAAGTTCTGGCGTTGAACATGCATCACTTTTGGTCGTGGGCAACGAGCCTGTGTGTACCTCGCGGCGGGGATTTCGAGTCGTACATCTCAAGGGAAAACTGGATGGGCAACGCCTGCGGCGAAACGGAACCGGGCTTTCAGATCCAGTTGCTGTTCTCCCCGGAGACTCCCGACGACATCCGCGACGCGATGGAATCGCAAGCCGAATACTGGATGGAGATACTGCGTGACACGGAGGCACCCGACCTGTTTGGATTTGAAAAACCGTTGTGCTACGGGGTTCGGCCGTGGACCTTGCCGTCTCCCATCATCGACGATGTCCTCGTGACCATCGAATACGGCGAAGGGGAAATAACCAGCGGTGGGGTCTGCGGCCTGACCGACATGTTTCCGCATCGCATCCCTTACCAAGGCTATGCGGATTTCGATCCGGCGGTAACTCGTGATCCGCATTGGCTCGACATCATCGCACGCCGCCTGCTCGGGCACGCTCTCGGATTCGGGGAGGCGCTCTGGGGTCCCCGCGGCCAACTAATGGACCCGAGCACATCGGAACAGGCACCGGACACCCACGTCGTCTCGCCGCGCGCTGAGGAAGCCTTTGATGCCGCGGGGGGTACGAGCTACACGGGGCCGAAAATACCATTGCAGCAGGACGGTTCCAATGGCCAGTGGCGGAGCAGCGTGTTCGGATCTGAAATCATGTCAGCGGCTTGGAGTCGGAGCGGCCACGTCCCGACGAGCGCGGTGACGCTACAGGCGCTTGCCGACCTCAGCTACACGGTGGACCTAAGCTACGCCAATCCCTTTGCGCTCCTGAGCGCAGCTGCCTCAGCAGCTCTCGGAGCGGACGAGTCGGGCTGGGAGGCCCCGCCTGTCGTTGTGTCCTGCCGTTCAAGAGTTCAGCCTGATGCGGGTCAGGAAGGTTTGAGTACGGGTCTTTACCCCTCGCCCGTTCGAGCGTGTGCTCGCGAATTCTGA
- a CDS encoding acyl--CoA ligase family protein, translating into MSERSPYRTDLTPLEFLRRSAFVYPDKAAVVHGGRSYSYREFELRVRRLAAGLLRAGLEPGDRVAFLSPNTPPLLEAHYGVPAAGGVLVAINTRLGAGEIAYILEHGGARYLFVDHALEDLIDGDALRGRGVTVVRIDDTGAPNDPYEAFLADGLDSGSESASGSAELPPLPAGPADEEAPISMNYTSGTTGRPKGVVYTHRGAYLNAIGELIEMEMTPGAVYLWTLPMFHCNGWCFTWAVTAVGGTHVCLREVDPGRIWALIESEGVTHYCGAPTVQIMLVNDPAARPLEHAVRTMIAGAPPSPTLLEQLKALNFHPIHAYGLTETYGPTATCAWHADWDGRPPAEQARLLARQGQGFVTSDLMRVVDEEGGDVPRDGATMGEVVMRGNIVMKGYYAQPEATDEAFRGGWFHSGDLAVWHPDGYVELRDRAKDIIISGGENISTIEVEQTVARHPAVLECAVIAIPHDEWGERPKAFVTLKPEADATEGEIIEFCRDRIAHFKCPDAIEFGPLPKTSTGKVQKYILRDREWTGREKRIN; encoded by the coding sequence GTGAGCGAGAGGAGCCCGTACCGCACCGACCTCACGCCGCTCGAATTCCTGCGGCGGAGTGCGTTCGTGTACCCGGACAAAGCGGCGGTCGTGCACGGCGGCCGGAGCTACTCCTACCGCGAGTTCGAGCTTCGCGTGCGGCGGCTGGCGGCGGGGCTGCTCCGGGCCGGGCTCGAACCGGGCGACCGGGTGGCGTTCCTGTCGCCGAATACGCCGCCCCTGCTCGAAGCGCACTACGGGGTGCCCGCCGCGGGCGGGGTGCTGGTCGCGATCAACACGCGGCTCGGGGCGGGCGAGATCGCCTACATCCTGGAGCACGGCGGCGCGCGGTACCTGTTCGTCGACCACGCCCTCGAGGACCTGATCGACGGGGACGCGCTGCGCGGCCGCGGCGTGACGGTCGTGCGGATCGACGATACCGGGGCGCCGAACGACCCCTACGAGGCGTTCCTCGCCGATGGCCTCGATTCCGGCTCGGAGTCCGCTTCCGGTTCGGCCGAGCTGCCGCCGCTGCCGGCCGGCCCCGCGGACGAGGAAGCCCCGATCTCGATGAACTACACGTCGGGGACGACGGGGCGCCCCAAGGGCGTCGTCTACACGCACCGCGGCGCCTACCTGAACGCGATCGGGGAGCTCATCGAGATGGAGATGACGCCGGGCGCCGTCTATCTCTGGACCCTCCCCATGTTCCACTGCAACGGGTGGTGCTTCACGTGGGCCGTGACCGCCGTCGGCGGCACGCACGTGTGCCTGAGGGAGGTCGATCCCGGTCGCATCTGGGCGCTCATCGAGTCGGAGGGCGTCACGCACTACTGCGGGGCGCCGACCGTGCAGATCATGCTCGTCAACGATCCGGCGGCCCGGCCGCTGGAGCACGCGGTGCGGACGATGATCGCGGGTGCGCCGCCCTCGCCGACCCTGCTGGAGCAGTTGAAGGCGCTGAACTTCCACCCGATCCACGCCTACGGCCTCACGGAGACGTACGGCCCCACCGCCACCTGCGCGTGGCACGCGGACTGGGACGGGCGCCCGCCCGCCGAGCAGGCCCGGCTGCTCGCCCGCCAGGGACAGGGGTTCGTCACCTCCGACCTCATGCGCGTCGTCGACGAGGAGGGCGGGGACGTGCCGCGCGACGGCGCGACGATGGGCGAAGTCGTGATGCGCGGGAACATCGTCATGAAGGGCTACTACGCGCAGCCCGAGGCGACCGACGAGGCCTTCCGCGGCGGCTGGTTCCACTCGGGGGACCTCGCCGTGTGGCACCCCGACGGCTACGTGGAACTCCGGGACCGGGCCAAGGACATCATCATCTCCGGCGGCGAGAACATCTCCACCATCGAGGTCGAGCAGACCGTCGCCCGCCACCCCGCGGTGCTCGAGTGCGCCGTCATCGCCATCCCCCACGACGAATGGGGCGAGCGCCCCAAGGCCTTCGTCACGCTGAAGCCGGAAGCCGACGCCACCGAGGGCGAGATCATTGAGTTCTGCCGCGACCGCATCGCCCACTTCAAGTGCCCCGACGCGATCGAGTTCGGCCCCCTCCCCAAGACCTCCACCGGCAAGGTCCAGAAGTACATCCTCCGCGACCGCGAATGGACCGGCCGCGAAAAGCGCATCAACTGA
- a CDS encoding CehA/McbA family metallohydrolase, whose product MRIGPVLVLSVGVILGCEPGDGAPGVAGEPGLLESASARPVAPVLAEEPPPPFGGYPGVRHGGNYMHNYYLPPAPGTTPWFPAWSPDGASIAVGMAGSVWEVDVETGDATELTRGGTYHSSPSYSPDGRWIAYTADYGGERIQLEVLDTETGETRALTDDSFVYADPVFSPDGTRLAYVSSAPNGFFNVYIREVADGDWAGPEIAVTSDNSYGNNRLYFGPMDMYISPAWMPDGEELLLVSNRDVPLGSGNVIRVPARADGILEARTVLREQTLYRTRPDVSLHGRRFVYSSTAGAADQFNNLYVQPTTGGEPYKLTFFEHDAFHPRWSPDGETIAYITNEGGLPQLELIETYGGGRRRIEIGERTYAGPTGMLSVTVRTDASGRDPVPARVTLLGPDGKYHAPPDEYARIGQRGRYPAFHTDGTFTVALPPGEADLTIVKGFEVEPQRMKVAIEADATVELEVTLHRFADLSADGWHNGSTHVHMNYAGNLHNSLENLMFMSAAEDQDIVNEQVANKDNRILDHQFFVPGGGEHPVSAETEDMVVIVGQEYRPPFYGHVFMFGMRDHLISPFTTGYEGTAIESLYPSNTDMMRKAKDQGATTGYVHPYFGDVDPLTFGLMGGKGFMVDAVLGTSDALEWSTAERAGFFPLYALWSNDVRVCATGGEDSISNLHATPLVGAMRTYVRTPDGSLTADGWFEGLRGAAAFVTNGPLVELTVNGEIPGSVLNLGADAASVSVEASVRSIVPLTRAWLVRDGEDVLELELSEDRMSASYSGDVEIDGSGWVHLRAEGEPEERFPLDAAYPQGFTNPVWFTVGGEAIRDAAGAQYGLDWIDELERQAREWPGWRSQSEQDHVYAQFEEARDVYRRLLAEAGGG is encoded by the coding sequence ATGCGTATCGGCCCCGTTCTCGTTCTTTCCGTCGGCGTCATCCTCGGCTGCGAACCCGGCGACGGCGCGCCCGGCGTGGCCGGCGAACCGGGGCTGCTCGAGTCCGCCTCGGCCCGGCCCGTAGCGCCCGTGCTCGCCGAGGAACCGCCGCCCCCGTTCGGCGGATATCCCGGCGTGCGGCATGGCGGCAACTACATGCACAACTACTACCTGCCGCCGGCGCCGGGGACGACACCCTGGTTCCCCGCCTGGTCGCCCGACGGCGCATCGATTGCGGTGGGGATGGCCGGTTCCGTCTGGGAAGTGGACGTGGAGACGGGCGATGCGACCGAACTCACCCGCGGGGGCACGTACCACTCGTCCCCTTCCTACTCGCCCGACGGCCGCTGGATCGCGTACACCGCCGACTACGGGGGCGAGCGGATCCAGCTCGAAGTCCTCGACACGGAGACGGGCGAGACCCGGGCGCTCACGGACGACAGTTTCGTGTACGCCGACCCCGTGTTCTCTCCCGACGGCACGCGCCTCGCCTACGTGTCGAGCGCGCCCAACGGGTTCTTCAACGTCTACATCCGGGAGGTGGCGGACGGCGACTGGGCGGGGCCCGAGATCGCGGTCACGAGCGACAACTCCTACGGGAACAACCGGCTCTATTTCGGGCCCATGGACATGTATATCTCGCCCGCGTGGATGCCGGACGGCGAGGAACTCCTCCTCGTCTCGAACCGCGACGTCCCGCTGGGCTCCGGCAACGTGATCCGGGTCCCGGCGCGCGCGGACGGGATCTTGGAGGCGCGGACGGTGCTGCGGGAGCAGACGTTGTACCGCACGCGGCCGGACGTGTCGCTGCACGGCCGGCGCTTCGTCTACTCGTCGACGGCGGGGGCGGCGGACCAGTTCAACAACCTGTACGTGCAGCCGACGACGGGCGGGGAGCCGTACAAGCTCACCTTCTTCGAGCACGACGCCTTCCACCCGCGCTGGTCGCCCGATGGGGAGACGATCGCGTACATCACGAACGAGGGCGGCCTCCCGCAACTCGAACTCATCGAGACGTACGGCGGCGGCCGGCGGCGGATCGAGATCGGGGAGCGCACCTACGCGGGGCCGACGGGCATGCTCTCGGTCACGGTGCGCACGGACGCGAGCGGGCGGGACCCCGTGCCGGCGCGCGTCACCCTTCTGGGGCCGGACGGCAAGTACCACGCCCCGCCCGACGAATACGCCCGCATCGGCCAGCGCGGGCGCTATCCGGCCTTCCACACGGACGGGACGTTCACCGTCGCGCTCCCGCCGGGCGAAGCGGACCTCACCATCGTGAAGGGCTTCGAGGTCGAGCCGCAGCGCATGAAGGTGGCGATCGAGGCGGACGCCACGGTGGAGCTTGAGGTCACGCTGCACCGGTTCGCGGATCTCTCGGCGGACGGCTGGCACAACGGCTCCACGCACGTCCACATGAACTACGCCGGCAACCTCCACAACTCGCTCGAGAACCTGATGTTCATGTCCGCGGCGGAGGACCAGGACATCGTGAACGAGCAGGTGGCGAACAAGGACAACCGGATCCTGGACCACCAGTTCTTCGTGCCCGGGGGCGGCGAGCACCCGGTGTCGGCGGAGACGGAGGACATGGTCGTCATCGTGGGGCAGGAGTACCGGCCGCCGTTCTATGGCCACGTGTTCATGTTCGGGATGCGCGACCACCTCATCTCCCCCTTCACGACGGGATACGAGGGGACCGCGATCGAGAGTCTGTATCCGTCGAACACGGACATGATGCGGAAGGCGAAGGACCAGGGCGCGACGACGGGCTACGTCCACCCCTACTTCGGCGATGTGGACCCGCTCACGTTCGGGCTGATGGGCGGGAAGGGGTTCATGGTCGACGCGGTGCTGGGGACGAGCGACGCGCTCGAGTGGTCCACGGCCGAGCGGGCGGGGTTCTTCCCGCTCTACGCGCTGTGGAGCAACGACGTGCGGGTCTGCGCGACCGGGGGGGAGGACTCGATCAGCAACCTGCACGCCACGCCGCTCGTGGGCGCCATGCGGACGTACGTGCGGACGCCCGACGGGAGCCTGACGGCCGATGGATGGTTCGAGGGCCTGCGCGGCGCCGCGGCGTTCGTGACCAACGGGCCGCTCGTCGAACTGACCGTGAACGGGGAGATCCCGGGTTCCGTGCTGAATCTCGGAGCCGACGCCGCGAGCGTAAGCGTCGAGGCGAGCGTTCGATCGATCGTGCCGCTGACCCGCGCCTGGCTCGTGCGCGACGGCGAGGACGTCCTCGAACTCGAACTCTCCGAGGACCGCATGTCGGCGTCCTACTCGGGCGACGTCGAGATCGACGGGAGCGGCTGGGTCCACCTGCGGGCCGAGGGAGAGCCCGAGGAACGGTTCCCGCTCGACGCGGCCTATCCGCAGGGGTTCACGAACCCGGTCTGGTTCACCGTCGGAGGCGAGGCGATCCGCGACGCGGCGGGCGCGCAGTACGGCCTCGACTGGATCGACGAACTGGAACGCCAGGCGCGGGAGTGGCCCGGCTGGCGGTCGCAGTCGGAGCAGGACCACGTCTACGCCCAGTTCGAGGAGGCCCGGGATGTGTACCGGCGCCTGCTGGCCGAAGCCGGCGGCGGGTGA
- a CDS encoding GYD domain-containing protein — protein MAKYMFRTSYTQSGLTGLIAEGGTGRREALRQTVESVGGTLEGFYYAFGDDDLILITDLPDSTAATTLSLNIAAAGALTVSVTVLIDPETVDAAVAQGVSYRLPGA, from the coding sequence ATGGCCAAGTACATGTTCCGCACGAGTTACACACAATCCGGCCTCACGGGCCTGATCGCCGAGGGCGGCACCGGACGCCGCGAAGCGCTGCGCCAGACCGTCGAGAGCGTAGGCGGCACGCTGGAAGGCTTCTACTACGCGTTCGGCGACGACGATCTCATTCTGATCACCGATCTTCCCGACTCGACCGCCGCCACGACGCTCTCGCTGAACATCGCCGCGGCCGGGGCCCTGACCGTCTCCGTGACCGTGCTCATCGACCCGGAGACCGTCGACGCGGCCGTCGCCCAAGGCGTCTCCTACCGCCTCCCCGGAGCCTGA